In Bacillota bacterium, one DNA window encodes the following:
- a CDS encoding PQQ-dependent dehydrogenase, methanol/ethanol family, translating into MLNGKAWRISFVAVLGVLLFAAQAAFANEDLLRLQQQPGQWPMVNGGYHGWNFSPLDQINTENVANLQVKWTFQIGVTDSLEAPPLVVGDTMYILTPKPNTLIALDLTQDGYIKWVFQPEMPGLEQAKACCGAQTRGMTYAEGKIFFNTLDGQLFAVDAETGQPVWRVDVVDLSITETTTTAPLVVGDNVIIGNEGGERGIRGWVAAYDINTGELKWKYYNTGPAEEMGIGPRFRPYYDDDKVPNPGVTTWYGDSWKLGGGTAWGYFTYDPETNLFFYGTSNCAPWNPDYRRDPATAPGLEQYTNKYCASEMARDATTGELIWAYSYTPQDQWDFDEPGQAFVIDLEINGQLRKALVKPARNGFIYVFDRTTGEILLEPVPYTTVTWAHGIDMETGRPIYNEKTLVYTGIPTEELVCPFIAGNNWFNDAYSPVTGLIYFQAQNNCARFEGLEGEYVPGQNYTLFRATDNQVGEGGWRGELQAWNPVTLEKVWGLPSYSTDDAKPIMVTAGNLVFGGTDQGIFRAVDARTGEVLWTFRTGGDFRGAPVSYLGPDGKQYIAVITSRAPNNEPVTPDTAPDAAARYRRAGTTLYVFGLP; encoded by the coding sequence ATGCTCAACGGAAAGGCGTGGCGCATCAGCTTCGTTGCCGTGCTCGGGGTTCTGCTGTTCGCCGCCCAGGCCGCGTTCGCCAATGAGGACTTGCTGCGGCTGCAGCAGCAGCCCGGGCAGTGGCCCATGGTGAACGGCGGCTACCACGGCTGGAACTTCAGCCCGCTGGACCAGATCAACACGGAGAACGTCGCCAACCTGCAGGTCAAGTGGACCTTCCAAATCGGCGTCACGGACTCGTTGGAAGCGCCGCCGCTTGTCGTCGGCGACACGATGTACATCCTGACGCCGAAGCCCAATACCCTGATCGCCCTTGACCTGACTCAGGACGGCTACATCAAGTGGGTGTTCCAGCCCGAGATGCCCGGCCTGGAACAGGCGAAGGCGTGCTGCGGCGCGCAAACGCGCGGCATGACCTACGCGGAGGGCAAGATCTTCTTCAATACGCTGGACGGTCAGCTGTTTGCCGTTGACGCCGAGACCGGCCAGCCCGTCTGGCGCGTGGACGTCGTCGACCTCAGCATCACGGAGACGACGACCACGGCTCCGCTGGTGGTGGGCGACAACGTCATCATCGGCAACGAGGGCGGCGAGCGCGGCATTCGCGGCTGGGTCGCGGCCTACGACATCAACACGGGCGAGCTGAAGTGGAAGTACTACAACACCGGCCCGGCCGAGGAGATGGGCATCGGGCCGCGCTTCCGGCCGTACTATGACGACGACAAGGTGCCGAACCCGGGCGTTACCACCTGGTACGGCGACTCGTGGAAGCTCGGCGGCGGCACGGCCTGGGGCTACTTCACGTACGACCCCGAGACGAACCTGTTCTTCTACGGCACGTCCAACTGCGCTCCGTGGAACCCGGACTATCGTCGCGATCCTGCCACGGCGCCGGGCCTGGAGCAGTACACCAACAAGTACTGCGCCTCGGAGATGGCGCGTGACGCGACGACCGGCGAACTGATCTGGGCGTACTCCTACACACCTCAGGATCAGTGGGACTTTGACGAGCCTGGCCAGGCGTTCGTCATCGACCTGGAGATCAACGGCCAGCTGCGCAAGGCGCTGGTCAAGCCGGCCCGCAACGGGTTCATCTACGTGTTCGACCGGACGACGGGCGAAATCTTGCTCGAGCCGGTGCCGTACACGACGGTGACCTGGGCTCACGGCATTGATATGGAGACCGGCCGGCCCATCTATAATGAGAAGACGCTCGTCTACACCGGCATCCCGACTGAAGAATTGGTCTGCCCCTTCATCGCCGGCAACAACTGGTTCAACGACGCTTACTCGCCGGTGACCGGTCTCATCTACTTCCAGGCCCAGAACAACTGCGCTCGCTTTGAGGGTCTGGAAGGCGAGTACGTGCCGGGCCAGAACTATACGCTGTTCCGGGCCACCGACAACCAGGTGGGCGAGGGCGGCTGGCGCGGCGAGCTGCAGGCGTGGAACCCGGTGACGCTGGAGAAGGTGTGGGGCCTGCCCTCCTACTCCACCGACGACGCCAAGCCCATCATGGTGACGGCGGGCAACCTGGTGTTCGGCGGCACGGACCAGGGCATCTTCCGGGCCGTTGACGCCCGCACGGGCGAGGTCCTGTGGACGTTCCGTACGGGCGGCGACTTCCGCGGCGCGCCGGTGAGCTACCTCGGTCCCGACGGCAAGCAGTACATCGCCGTGATCACCAGCCGCGCTCCGAACAACGAGCCGGTCACCCCGGACACGGCGCCTGACGCGGCGGCCCGGTACCGCAGGGCCGGCACGACGCTGTACGTGTTCGGCTTGCCGTGA
- a CDS encoding peptide ABC transporter substrate-binding protein, whose protein sequence is MLESSWSWRRRQWQVRAGLGGLLLLAALFDPLLGLPAGVSLAATPNDVLVIGLSGDVDNLDPHVTMTNRSWAVTYYAYERLVRYKVENGVGSTEVEPDLATSWTVSDDGLVWTFKLRDNARFADGTPVDAHAVVYSFNRLLAIGEGPADAFPTLKSVEAVDDYTVRFTLSEPFAPFLLTLANNGAAIINPRLVEYDQGDYGRAYLAEHTMGSGPYQLQRWDKDQQIILVPNPYYGGPQPHFRMVAFLIISDPSARRLQLERGDIDIAEALPLDQIERLKGRAGIRVEEHPSLSVTYLYLNNQRSPLNDVRVRQAISHAVDYDALIQGVMLGNATQMRGPVPQGMWSHDPNAYQYTLDLNKARQLLAEAGYGNGLTLGYLYSPVYSEWEQIGLALQAQLAQIGIRLELQPYAYATMRAMLDEGNFDIAVGNWSPDFADPYMFMNYWFDSSNWGLAGNRSFYSNPVVDDLIRRAAVSTDIEERTRLYQEAQRIVIEEAAYVYLYQKGYQVAMRDNVKGYVFNPMLVDIFNIDTMYK, encoded by the coding sequence ATGCTTGAGTCGTCTTGGTCGTGGCGCCGGCGCCAATGGCAGGTGCGTGCAGGTCTCGGTGGGCTCTTGCTTCTGGCCGCCTTGTTCGACCCGCTGCTGGGCCTGCCTGCGGGCGTTTCGCTTGCCGCGACGCCGAACGACGTGCTCGTCATCGGTCTCTCCGGCGACGTGGACAATTTGGATCCCCATGTGACCATGACCAACCGTTCGTGGGCGGTGACCTATTACGCCTACGAACGGCTGGTGCGGTACAAGGTTGAAAACGGCGTGGGCTCTACGGAAGTGGAGCCGGACCTGGCCACCAGCTGGACCGTCAGCGACGACGGCTTGGTGTGGACGTTCAAGCTGCGCGACAACGCGCGCTTCGCCGACGGCACGCCGGTGGACGCCCATGCGGTGGTGTACAGCTTCAACCGCCTGCTGGCCATCGGCGAAGGCCCGGCTGACGCGTTCCCGACGCTGAAATCCGTTGAGGCCGTTGACGACTACACCGTGCGCTTCACCCTCAGCGAGCCCTTTGCGCCGTTCCTGCTGACGCTGGCCAATAACGGCGCCGCCATCATCAACCCGCGCCTTGTGGAGTACGACCAGGGCGACTACGGGCGGGCGTACCTGGCCGAGCACACCATGGGCAGCGGGCCCTACCAGCTGCAGCGCTGGGACAAGGACCAGCAAATCATTCTCGTGCCCAACCCGTACTACGGCGGTCCGCAGCCGCACTTCCGCATGGTGGCGTTCTTGATCATCAGCGACCCGTCGGCCCGGCGGCTGCAGCTGGAGCGCGGTGATATCGACATCGCCGAGGCGCTGCCGCTGGACCAGATTGAGCGCCTCAAGGGCCGCGCCGGCATCCGGGTGGAAGAGCACCCGAGCCTGAGCGTCACCTACCTGTACCTGAACAACCAGCGCAGCCCGCTGAACGACGTGCGGGTGCGGCAGGCCATCTCCCATGCCGTCGACTATGACGCTCTCATCCAGGGCGTCATGCTGGGCAACGCGACGCAGATGCGGGGCCCGGTGCCGCAAGGCATGTGGTCGCACGACCCGAACGCGTACCAGTACACGCTGGACCTGAACAAGGCGCGGCAGCTGCTGGCCGAGGCGGGCTACGGCAACGGCTTGACGCTGGGGTACCTGTACTCGCCGGTGTATTCCGAATGGGAGCAGATTGGTCTGGCGCTGCAGGCGCAGCTGGCGCAAATCGGCATTCGCCTGGAGCTGCAGCCCTATGCCTACGCGACGATGCGGGCCATGCTGGACGAGGGCAACTTTGACATCGCCGTCGGCAACTGGAGCCCGGATTTCGCCGACCCGTACATGTTCATGAACTACTGGTTCGACTCCAGCAACTGGGGCCTGGCCGGCAACCGCTCCTTCTACTCCAACCCCGTGGTGGACGACTTGATTCGCCGGGCGGCGGTCAGCACCGACATCGAGGAGCGGACGCGGCTGTACCAGGAGGCGCAGCGCATCGTCATCGAGGAGGCGGCGTACGTCTACCTGTATCAGAAGGGCTACCAGGTGGCCATGCGGGACAACGTGAAGGGTTACGTCTTCAACCCGATGCTGGTGGACATCTTCAACATCGACACGATGTACAAGTAA
- a CDS encoding aldo/keto reductase, whose protein sequence is MRYRTLGSSGLRVSVIGLGTNQFGGKVDAGEVERIIHRALDLGVNFIDTADIYTGGRSEETIGRAIRGRREQVILATKVGNPVGDGPNDRGASRQRIMAGVEASLRRLGTDYIDLYQIHRFDPHTPFEETMRALDDLVRAGKVRYIGASNYLAWQLCRANDVAEMHGWVKFVSIQPHYHMLEREIERELVPYCQAFGIGIIPYFPLAGGFLTGKYREGYVPPGSRGETSAYVQRYFTPENFRKVEALTAFAEARGRTMAELAVAWLLARPMVSSVITGVTSTAQLEVNVKAADWELTADEMAEIERILSGGAQPA, encoded by the coding sequence ATGCGCTATCGCACGCTGGGCAGTTCAGGGCTGCGGGTGTCCGTCATCGGGCTCGGGACGAACCAGTTCGGCGGCAAAGTGGATGCCGGCGAAGTGGAGCGAATCATCCACCGGGCGCTGGACCTGGGCGTCAACTTCATTGACACGGCCGACATCTACACGGGCGGCCGTTCGGAGGAAACCATCGGCCGCGCTATCCGGGGACGCCGCGAGCAGGTCATTCTCGCGACGAAGGTCGGCAACCCCGTGGGCGACGGGCCAAACGATCGCGGCGCGTCGCGGCAGCGGATTATGGCGGGCGTGGAGGCCAGCCTGCGGCGGCTGGGCACGGATTACATCGACTTGTATCAAATCCACCGCTTTGACCCGCACACGCCTTTCGAGGAGACGATGCGGGCGCTGGACGATCTGGTGCGGGCCGGCAAGGTGCGCTACATCGGCGCGTCCAACTACTTGGCGTGGCAGCTGTGCCGGGCCAACGACGTGGCCGAAATGCACGGCTGGGTCAAGTTCGTGTCCATTCAGCCCCACTATCACATGCTGGAGCGGGAGATCGAGCGCGAGCTGGTGCCGTACTGCCAAGCGTTCGGCATCGGCATCATTCCGTATTTCCCGCTGGCGGGGGGCTTTCTGACGGGGAAATACCGGGAGGGCTACGTGCCGCCGGGATCGCGGGGCGAAACCAGCGCGTACGTGCAGCGGTACTTCACGCCTGAAAATTTCAGAAAGGTGGAAGCGCTGACGGCGTTCGCCGAGGCCAGGGGGCGCACCATGGCGGAGCTGGCGGTGGCGTGGCTCTTGGCGCGGCCCATGGTCAGCTCGGTCATTACCGGGGTCACGTCGACGGCGCAGTTGGAAGTCAACGTGAAGGCGGCGGACTGGGAGCTGACGGCCGACGAGATGGCGGAGATCGAACGGATTTTGAGCGGCGGCGCGCAACCGGCCTGA
- a CDS encoding D-ala-D-ala transporter subunit, translating to MALEATVTQRRSDGAPGRVRPPRRRKHVTMWIGIVLVAIPLLASALAPWLAKHDPNQVDLAKRLRPPSAEHWFGTDEVGRDIFARVLDGGRRSIGAGVGVVLLAGLTGTVIGALSGWFGGRLDLVVMRAMDVILAFPGLVLAMAMAVALGPGLFSSVLAVAFVRIPIYARLVRSQILSLREREFVDAAVALGAGTPRILFRHLLPNSLAPLIVQATLDVGNAMLLTSTLSFLGLGVRAPAAEWGAMVSSGRVYLLDHWWYATFPGAAILLTAMGFNVIGDGLRDLLDPRGRLRSVLPR from the coding sequence ATGGCATTGGAGGCAACGGTGACGCAGCGGCGGAGCGATGGGGCGCCTGGCCGCGTCCGGCCGCCGCGCCGGCGCAAGCATGTGACTATGTGGATCGGGATCGTGCTGGTGGCGATTCCGCTGCTGGCTTCGGCCCTCGCGCCGTGGCTGGCGAAGCATGACCCGAACCAGGTGGACCTGGCGAAGCGGCTGCGGCCGCCGTCGGCGGAGCACTGGTTCGGCACGGATGAAGTGGGGCGCGACATTTTCGCCCGGGTGCTGGACGGCGGGCGGCGCTCCATCGGCGCGGGCGTGGGCGTGGTGCTGCTGGCGGGGCTGACGGGCACCGTCATCGGCGCGCTCAGCGGCTGGTTCGGCGGGCGCTTGGACCTTGTGGTCATGCGGGCCATGGACGTCATCCTGGCGTTCCCGGGGCTGGTGTTGGCCATGGCCATGGCCGTGGCGCTGGGCCCGGGCCTGTTCAGCTCCGTCCTGGCCGTGGCGTTCGTTCGCATTCCTATCTATGCCCGGCTGGTACGCTCGCAGATCTTGTCGCTGCGGGAGCGGGAGTTTGTCGACGCGGCCGTGGCGCTCGGCGCCGGCACGCCGCGCATCTTGTTCCGGCACCTGCTGCCCAACAGCCTGGCGCCCCTCATCGTCCAGGCCACGCTGGACGTGGGCAATGCGATGCTGCTGACCTCGACCTTGAGCTTCCTGGGCCTGGGCGTGCGGGCCCCGGCGGCCGAATGGGGCGCCATGGTCAGCAGCGGCCGGGTGTACCTGCTGGACCATTGGTGGTACGCCACCTTCCCCGGCGCCGCCATTCTGCTGACGGCCATGGGCTTCAACGTCATCGGCGACGGCTTGCGCGACCTCCTCGATCCTCGCGGCCGATTGCGCAGCGTCCTGCCCCGGTGA
- a CDS encoding aldose 1-epimerase, which translates to MVLLEETTFLGQRAVRASNGLLSMVVVPAWGSNLISLVYEPAQAELLRVPASADAFLRQPVLYGTPVLFPPNRIAGGRFVYRGRTYQFDVNEPERGNHLHGFVYNRPWELVYAGTDEAGRPVVTTRFDLATSPERDDILRQFPHHFVLTMRFILDGATLRHETEVNNAGSEPFPFGLGFHTTFVFPENGRFALTVAKRWRLDERLLPTGDLEDIPFGEELRRGITLAGVALDDAFFVGEAAGGSTATLSYPIRRVVQGDAQKSGENESSAVERSGERDGVAEMTIRYEADSQFRHWVVYNAHGRRGFVCPEPYTWITNAPNLNLPPSLTGLQELQPGERRRFTVSIRVAVDRRTSP; encoded by the coding sequence ATGGTCTTGTTGGAAGAGACGACGTTCCTCGGGCAGCGGGCGGTGCGGGCGAGCAACGGGCTGCTGTCGATGGTGGTCGTGCCCGCGTGGGGTTCCAACCTCATTTCACTGGTCTACGAGCCGGCACAAGCGGAGCTCTTGCGGGTGCCCGCGTCGGCCGACGCTTTCCTGCGCCAGCCTGTCTTGTACGGCACGCCCGTGCTGTTTCCGCCCAACCGCATCGCCGGTGGCCGCTTCGTCTACCGCGGCCGGACCTATCAATTCGACGTCAACGAGCCCGAGCGGGGCAACCACCTGCACGGCTTCGTCTACAACCGCCCGTGGGAGCTGGTCTACGCCGGGACGGATGAGGCGGGCCGGCCGGTCGTCACGACGCGCTTCGACTTGGCGACAAGCCCCGAGCGGGACGACATCCTGCGCCAGTTCCCGCACCATTTCGTCCTCACCATGCGTTTCATCCTCGACGGTGCCACACTCCGTCACGAAACTGAGGTTAATAACGCCGGCTCTGAGCCGTTTCCCTTTGGGCTCGGCTTTCACACCACCTTCGTGTTTCCTGAAAACGGGAGGTTCGCGCTGACCGTGGCGAAGCGCTGGCGGCTCGACGAGCGCCTGCTGCCGACCGGCGACCTGGAGGACATTCCGTTCGGAGAGGAGTTGCGGCGAGGCATCACCCTGGCTGGAGTGGCCCTGGACGACGCCTTTTTCGTGGGGGAAGCGGCGGGCGGCAGCACGGCGACGTTGTCGTATCCGATCCGGCGGGTTGTCCAGGGGGACGCGCAGAAGTCCGGCGAGAACGAGAGCAGCGCTGTCGAACGGTCCGGCGAGCGAGACGGCGTCGCCGAGATGACGATTCGCTACGAGGCCGACTCTCAATTCAGGCACTGGGTTGTCTACAACGCCCACGGCCGCCGCGGCTTCGTTTGCCCCGAGCCTTACACGTGGATCACCAACGCTCCCAATCTAAACTTGCCCCCCTCGCTCACCGGTTTGCAGGAGCTCCAACCCGGGGAGCGCCGGCGTTTTACCGTGTCCATTAGGGTTGCCGTAGACCGTCGGACTTCACCGTAG
- a CDS encoding UDP-glucose 6-dehydrogenase: MRLTVIGAGYVGLNTGVAAAYLGHDVVCVDKDPRKLALLNEGKSPIHEQGLEELLSQVRERIRFTANTPEAVRDADVIMIAVGTPPKSNGEADTSYVEEAVREVAQGLEDGRQYTLVVKSTVPIGTNRRVAHVVTRVLAQRGVTADIHFASNPEFLREGFALYDTFYPDRIVVGTESEAAVEVMEELYRPILEQSFEPPTCVPVPQARTTPPLVKTDPTSAEMIKYASNAFLAVKISFANEIAGLCERVGADVVEVMRGVGLDSRIGPRFLGAGVGWGGSCFPKDTAALISVAAEYGYDMPITEAARLVNARQRRVAVEKLQEALKVLRGRTIGVLGLAFKPGTDDVRESPAIDIIRMLVDRGVHVKAHDPVAMDNARAVLADIEVEFVHDPYELAKDADGLVLATEWDVYRELDLRKLAALMRVPVLVDGRNVFKPEEARAAGFTYLSIGRPDVYVEAAQRPVSAVIGV; encoded by the coding sequence GTGCGGTTGACGGTAATTGGAGCGGGGTACGTTGGACTAAATACGGGAGTGGCGGCGGCGTACCTGGGGCACGATGTCGTCTGCGTGGACAAGGATCCACGCAAGTTGGCGCTACTAAATGAAGGTAAGAGCCCTATTCATGAACAAGGGCTTGAGGAATTGCTCTCGCAAGTGCGTGAACGTATCCGCTTTACGGCCAATACGCCGGAGGCTGTACGCGACGCCGACGTCATTATGATCGCCGTCGGCACGCCGCCAAAGTCCAACGGCGAAGCGGACACCAGCTACGTTGAAGAGGCAGTGCGGGAAGTGGCTCAGGGCTTGGAGGACGGGCGCCAGTATACGCTGGTCGTGAAGTCCACCGTTCCCATCGGCACGAACCGCCGAGTCGCCCACGTAGTTACGCGTGTACTCGCGCAGCGCGGTGTAACGGCCGACATTCACTTTGCGTCCAATCCTGAATTTCTTCGCGAAGGATTTGCGCTGTACGATACGTTCTATCCAGATCGGATCGTAGTAGGTACCGAGAGCGAAGCCGCTGTAGAGGTAATGGAAGAGCTCTATCGTCCAATCCTGGAACAGTCCTTTGAGCCGCCTACTTGTGTGCCCGTGCCGCAAGCGCGCACGACGCCGCCTCTGGTGAAGACGGATCCAACCAGCGCCGAGATGATAAAGTACGCCTCGAACGCTTTCTTGGCGGTTAAGATCAGTTTCGCCAACGAAATTGCAGGCCTCTGCGAGCGGGTCGGCGCGGACGTGGTGGAGGTCATGCGCGGCGTGGGCTTGGATTCGCGCATCGGGCCGCGCTTTCTCGGTGCCGGCGTAGGATGGGGCGGCTCGTGCTTCCCGAAGGACACGGCCGCGTTGATTTCCGTCGCCGCGGAATATGGTTACGACATGCCCATTACTGAGGCGGCCCGGCTGGTCAACGCCCGGCAGCGCCGCGTGGCTGTGGAGAAGCTTCAGGAGGCGCTGAAGGTCTTGCGCGGCCGCACCATCGGCGTGCTGGGGCTGGCGTTTAAGCCTGGCACCGATGACGTGCGGGAGTCGCCGGCCATCGATATCATACGGATGCTGGTGGACCGCGGCGTGCACGTCAAAGCGCATGATCCGGTGGCTATGGACAACGCCCGGGCCGTGCTGGCCGATATCGAAGTCGAGTTCGTGCACGATCCTTACGAGCTAGCGAAGGACGCTGACGGTCTTGTATTGGCGACGGAATGGGATGTATATCGTGAACTCGATCTGCGCAAGCTTGCTGCTCTGATGCGGGTGCCCGTTTTGGTGGACGGTCGCAACGTGTTTAAGCCCGAAGAAGCTCGAGCTGCCGGCTTCACGTATCTCAGCATCGGCCGGCCGGATGTGTACGTTGAGGCTGCGCAGCGTCCCGTTTCCGCGGTGATAGGTGTATGA
- a CDS encoding peptide ABC transporter permease, with the protein MSLGHVIARRIVLLVVVLFGVSLLTFIISHAIPGDPARLMAGQRASAEVVEQIRRNYGLDQPLPVQYIRYMSGLLHGDLGRSIRTGRPVVEDLARFFPATLELVGTALFIAVLVGVPLGVWSASRPNSWVDHLSRTVSVAGVSTPLFWLGVVALTVLYGRLGWVPGSGRLTPFAAPPPAVTGMYTIDALIARDWDTFVDALHHLLLPALCLAFVHVGLVARQVRASVLEVLSQDFIRTAHAYGVPPRRVLYRYALRNALVPTLTVVGLALGDLLAGAVVTETIFAWPGMGSYVVDSISFLDFPAIMGFTILVATGYTLINLVVDLLTLKLDPRIRAMG; encoded by the coding sequence ATGTCGTTAGGACACGTCATCGCCCGCCGGATCGTCCTGCTGGTGGTCGTGCTGTTCGGCGTCAGCCTGCTGACGTTCATCATCTCCCACGCCATCCCGGGCGATCCGGCCCGCCTCATGGCGGGCCAGCGGGCGTCGGCTGAAGTGGTCGAGCAAATCCGCCGCAACTACGGGCTCGACCAGCCTTTGCCCGTCCAGTACATCCGCTACATGAGCGGCCTTCTGCACGGGGACCTGGGGCGGTCCATCCGCACCGGGCGACCCGTGGTGGAGGACTTGGCGCGCTTTTTCCCGGCTACGCTGGAGCTGGTGGGAACGGCGCTGTTCATCGCCGTCCTCGTCGGCGTCCCCTTGGGCGTCTGGTCGGCGTCGCGGCCCAATTCGTGGGTCGATCATCTAAGCCGCACCGTATCGGTGGCGGGCGTCTCGACGCCGCTGTTTTGGCTGGGCGTCGTGGCGCTGACCGTTCTCTATGGGCGGCTGGGATGGGTGCCCGGCTCGGGGCGCCTGACGCCCTTCGCCGCGCCGCCGCCTGCGGTGACGGGTATGTACACCATCGACGCGCTCATCGCCCGGGACTGGGACACGTTCGTTGACGCGCTGCACCACCTGCTGCTGCCCGCGCTGTGTCTGGCCTTCGTGCACGTGGGCTTGGTGGCCCGGCAGGTGCGGGCCAGCGTGCTGGAGGTGCTGAGCCAGGATTTCATCCGCACGGCCCACGCGTACGGCGTGCCGCCGCGACGGGTGCTGTACCGCTATGCGCTGCGCAACGCGCTGGTGCCTACGCTGACGGTCGTCGGCCTGGCGCTGGGGGACTTGCTGGCGGGGGCGGTGGTCACCGAGACCATTTTCGCCTGGCCCGGCATGGGCAGCTACGTGGTGGACTCCATCTCCTTCCTGGACTTTCCGGCCATTATGGGCTTCACGATTCTGGTGGCGACGGGCTACACGCTCATCAACCTCGTCGTCGACTTGCTGACGTTGAAGCTGGACCCGCGCATTCGCGCGATGGGGTAG